The genomic interval AGGTGCGTAGGTTTTTAACAACCATTCCATCATTTCAAGGCAGTTGTTCTCATCATCAATAATTATGCATTTTATCATGGTCAGGGATGTTTTTGGGTTTGTAGAATTCGACTTTTAACACCGACTATCCGGATTGTGTATGTTCAAATATAACTTGCTGACAATTTGTAATTCGTTACACCGGAATGACAATAACAACCCTTGTACCTGCCGCCTCACCGCTGTCATCTACCAGATCCTGAATTTTAACACTTGCGTTTGTTTTGCTGTCCTGGTTCAAAATGGCAATCCGGTCTTCTGTCAGTTTCATTCCCAGCGACTTTTTATTCATGGCCGACTTGCTCCTGTATTCCATCGCTTTTGCGCGGCCAATGCCATCGTCTTCAATAATACATTGCAAGACATTTTCACCCTGCATACTGATCTGAACCAATAAACTGCCGTTCGTTTCCTTGTGAAGCAGGCCATGCCATATCGCATTTTCGACATAGGGCTGTATAATCAGCGAGGGCACTTCGATAGAATCCGGATATACATTTTCATCCAGAATAATCCGGTAATCAAACTTATTGTCGAACCGGACACCTTCCATTTCAATATATAACTTTAACGCTTCCAGCTCATTGGAAAGCAGCACGTTTTTACTGTTCGAATTATCGAGGATCAAACGGATCAGTTTGGAAAACCTGGTGAGGTAGAGTGAAGCAGTGGCATTATCGTTTTTCACAATATACCGGTTGATCGAATTGAGGCAGTTGAAAATGAAATGCGGATTCATTTGGGCACGCAAAGCCCTCATTTCCATTTCGTTGAATTTTTCCCTGAGCGCAGTTTGTTTCCTGATAATTGTCACTCGTTTTTTGAAAATCCAGTAAGCAAGTGCTCCCGCAGCAATAACACACAAAATTATAAACCAGGCCCGTTGCCAGAATGGCGGTGAGATCACGAATTTAAAGCGTTTCCCGGTTTCATACCATTTTACGCCATCCAGGCTTGCCGCTACGGTAAAAACGTATTCGTTTGGTGAAAGTGAAGAAAAACGTACTTTGTTATTACGCCCGTTCATTTGCCAGCCATTATCTAGTCCAATGAGTTGATAACGGTAAATAAGCTTTTGTGCATTTCCAAAATACGGTGTCACAAATTGAAATTCTACCGAGTTTTGTTTCCAGTTCAGCTGCGTTGTTTCTGCTCCAGAAATAAACGATGAATCATCCTGATTGATGGTAACGCCGGAAATGATCACGTTCAGTTTTTCTTCCCTTGTCTTTATTTTTTCCGGATTGAAATAATTCAAGCCATTCAGTCCGCCCAGATATACATTCCCGTCTTTTGATTCGAGTAAACTATGTGCATTAAATCGTTTATTCTGGACATTATCCCAGCCGTCAAACCATTCAAGTTTCTTAGTTTTTTCATCAAAACGATATAAACCATTGTCGGCTCCAATCCAGATTTTGCCTTTTTTATCCTCAAATAAAATAGCGATCGTCTGATTGCGCAACTGAGGAAATAGCGACTTTTTTCTTAGCACATTTTTAGTTCTTACTACCTCAAATAACCCAACTGAACCACACCAAACCGTGGAATCGTTTCTGATTAGCAGTGAAGAAACCAGCTTGCCCGGAAGGAACTGGTCATCATAAAGCTGTGTCCTGAAACCTTTATCAACATAAAGCAGCCCGTTGTAAGAACCCATCCAAAGGTTTCCGCTTTTTTCCTGCACGGCGGTCTGGATATTATTGACTGATCCCTTAAATATTTTTTCACTGACTTCGTAGGTGTCCTTTTCCAGTACATAACACGACTCCTCGCCGAGTATCAGCTGGTCACCGTTCTGCATTGTCAGTAAGCCGGAAATTAAGTCTTTTTCAAGTTTTTTTCGCAGATAAATCCCCTTATTCCCGACAGGAAATACCATTCTTTTAAAGGTTTCAAGTTCAGGAATAAAAATCACCGGTTCCCCGACCGATGCGCCAACTACCAGGTTTTTTCCATCAAAAACCAGGCTCCGCACCCACGGATGTTTGAAAGTATTGGGCATGGCTGCATTGGCATAAATCGTTTTGACTTCTCCCGTTTTGAAATTCATTTTGGTAAAACCGCCGGCAGTTCCAAGCCATATATTACCATTCTTGTCTTCGGTAATCGCGTGAATATTATTGTTCCATTTTTTTCCGGCACCAGCATAACCGCGAAGCCAGCCAATATTATGTTCACGCGGCCTGAAAAAGGCAATTCCCTCTTCACACAAAATCCAAAGCGTACTGTCCCGGTCGTAATAGTCCGTATAGGTTTCTTCGTTAGGCAATTTCTTGCCGGAATGATATAGGATTGCCTTACTGAATATTTTTGAATTGCGGTTGTATTTATAACATCCCTGTCTCGTATTAACCAGATAGTTGTTGTTCCCAAGTGGTGTGATGCTTTTCATATCGACCACAGGCAAACCGGCAACCGGAGTAACGGATTCAGTCCTGAAATTCACTTCATACGTTATCAGCATGCTATTCGTCACCCATGCAACGTCATCCGAAAACGGTGTAACTGTTCTCACATTTTCAAAAGGCACAACTCTGGTCGTGTTCTTTTTAGCATCATAAAGAAAAATTGTATGTACATCCGCCAGGTACATCTGATAATTTCTGCGACTAAAAATCCGCCTGTAAAACTGGATTTTGGGACTTAATCCAGGGATGAAATAATGCTTGAATTTGTCATCATGAGCTTCGTACAAATACAAACCTTTCCTGGCATTCGCCCAGATCCGGTTGTCCGGAGTAACCTGCAACTTGTTGAATTTATTAGGTGGCCCTGCGTCCGGTGGCCCGACACGCAGCGGGTCAGCACCGGGTGACTCAACCCTTGCTCTTCTAAAATCAACATAATTATTTACATATTTTTTAATGCCCAGTTCAGTGGTGACCCATATCGTTCCGGAAGAATCAGTGGTGATATCCAGAAAATCCTCATCGTCAGTTTCAATTTTTTTGACATTCTGCCCATCAAACCGTTGCAGGTTACGTGCCGAGAGCAGCCATAAAAATCCCTGCTTATCCCTGATTATACCAGTAATATTTCCTGTTTGAATGCCGTTTCTTTCGTCCAGAAGCTGCACATGAAAATCGGGAAGCTGTGCCATAATGTTACTGTACTTCCAGATAAATAAAAGTAGCATCAGTAGCTTAACTATTTTAAAAATATCGTGCATGAAAGCGTTCGTATTAAGTCCGAAAGGATTTGCATTTTAACTTTCAAGTTCCTCAATTTCAATTAAATATACTTACTTCATTATGTAAATTGTATGGTTTTTTAGTAAAAGGCAAGAAATGGTGTGTGGTTGGCTGGCATGCTAATTGAAAACAAAATCCGGACAAAACGGCCCTGTTCGATTTTTAACAAAAGGAAGGATTATGGTATTTTTAATTAACAATACAAACGTTATTACTTATGAAGCAAACTCATCTTTTAAGCTCTTTTTTATTGATTACAGCTATTGGCCTGATTTCCTGTGAAGACCACCCTGACAGTCCAAATGCACTTTTTCCGGAGCGCATCAATTTTGTAGCAGATCGCCAGTATCCGGAAGGTATCGCATACTCGTCTCAGCTGGATAAGTTTCTTGTTACTTCCATCCCACTCGGTAAGATCGGAACCGTTAGTGTTGATGGCCAATATGAAGATCTCATCTCAGCACCGGAGCTCATCAGCGGAATTGGCATGAAAGTCGCAGGCGACCACATTTTCGTTTGCAATAGTGACCGGGGTGTTTCAATCAAGAGTACTCCGGCAGGCAGTTTCCAGACAGCCGAGCTGCTCGTCTTTAATCTGAATACGGGACAATTAGAACGAAAGACTGACCTGGACGCACTGATACCAGCTGCTGAAAGAAATTTTGCAAACGACGTAACCCTGGCTCCCGACGGCACCGCTTATGTTACCGATTCCTTTTCACCCGTTATTTATAAAGTTGGCCCCGACGGCACAGGAAGTGTTCTGGTTAGAGATGACGTTAATTTTTCCAGTCCGAATTTTGGTCTGAATGGAATTGTCTATCATCCCGACGGCTATCTTATTGTGGCCAACACGGGGCAGGGAAAACTCTTCAAGGTTAATTTGCAGAACGCAAATCTTGTATCCGAGATCACTGGGACTGGTGCACTTCCCGGCGACGGACTGACTTTGCTAAACAATGATCTTTATGTAGTAACAGGTGGAACACGTGTGGCACATTTAAAGAGCACCGACAGCTGGCAAAGTGCCAACATTGTCAAATTCGATGAAGGTGTATATACCGGAGCAACGACGAGTGTAGCAGTAAATAACCAGATTTATACGCTCAATGCGCGTATTGGTGCGATTGGTGATGCAAAAGATTTTAGTATTCAGCGGTTCCGTTAATATTGAAACTTCAGGTTAGACCAGGGGTAATTCCGAAAGAATCGCAAAAAGCCACATAATCATCAGGAGGTGGTTTTTTGCGATTATTTCAGAATTTGTATATCAATCTAAAAGTTTAAAATCAGGAAACTATTTTAATGTTGTATTCTATCATTTTGATCAGTTCTTTCACTTTTATGGCTAGTAAGGAAATATCAATATCCAAGGGCGGTATATCAAAAGGTTCATCATTATTATTGTTGCTATAACCCGGCCAGAATATATTATCATAAAAATAATTCCAAACCTGCCTGATCAGCTCATCATCTGCATAAACCTGCAGATAACTATTTCTGCTATCCTGGTTTATGTAGTCCCCATACATATTAACAAGGTTGACAAAATCTCCAAAAAAATTAAGATTAAAATCTTCCTGATCTACTGAGTTGATAATAAACCTGACATCATAAGTATAAAATTTAACCGGCTCCCAAATGTCGAAATTTTCTAACCAGCCATGGAGGTTATCAAAAACGACCAGGTTGCTTTTTTCAGCGAGGATAATTTCTTTAAATGAGTTTAAAGACTCAGATGCAAATATCTGGCCCGTTCTGAAAGACAGAAGCCGATCTGTTTGGTCCTCATCTGTGTCTGTATACCAAACCAAATATAGTGGGTGTTCATAAGCCGGTGAGGCATACTTAACTACCCAGGTTGAATATAAAGCGCTCAGATCTTCAAATGAATTTATGTTATCCGGAACTGCCATAGAATTTTCCAGGTATAGCCTGTTAAATAAGTTGAACCCTTCCTAATCTTCACCAAGTTACCATTTATCGAATCCATAATTAGCCCTTTATCAACATTTTTCAGAATAAAAAAACTTCCTGATCCGGCCTCTTCCTGATCTTATAACATTTACCATGTACGTGATGCAATTTTGTATAAAAATTGACAATACACTGATTTTTAGTTCTTTATATAAAATTACAATAATTAAAATATGTATATCTATTGTTTTAATTTCTACGCAATGGAATGAAGAATGTATATTTTGAAAATTCAGTCGGCTACTTTAACCGCGACAATCAAGGTTTTGCTGAGCAAATAACAAAAACCAGCCCGCCATTCCGGCAGGAATTGGTTGTAATTCAATTCATTTCCTGGAATAAATGCCTCTATCAATTGATTTAACGGTAGCCAATTACCTGATTAATCCATCTACTTTTGCCGCTTCCTGATACCTTGATGAATTCCCTTCCATGAAAATCAACTACGTTGTATTACTTTTTCTTTTATCCCCTTCCCTTTTCGCACAATCCAATAAAATCGACAGCCTTCAGAAACGGCTCAAAATAACAGTAGCCGACACAGCAAAGGTGAACCTGATGGTCGATATTGCACTTGAATATTGGGCTGTTGATCCCGAAAAAACGATGACTTACAGCCAGGAAGCTTTGGATTTAGCCAGGAAAATTAAATATGTACGAGGTGAAGCCAAAAGCTATCAGGGAATCGGCATATTTCACTGGCAGAAAAACGATTATCAAAAAGCGCTGGCCAATTACGAACAAAGCAAAAAGTTGTACGAAGGCATTGAGGATCAGAGTGGAGCGGCACGTGCAATCAGCAATATGGGAATGATTTATGGCGAGCAGGGGAATTACAGCCAGGCTTTGAGTAATTACCAGCAGGCGGCCACTATTTTTCAGGAGCTGGGTGATGAAAAGAGAATGGCTACTACCATCAACAGCATGGGCAATGTTCATAAAAACCAGAAAAATTACGATGAAGCATTGGTTTCATACAGGCAGGCCATGAATTACTGGATAAAATCAGGAGACAAAAAATCCCTGGCAGGTTCCTATATCAACATTGCCAGTGTTTACAGTAAACAGAAAAAATACGACGCCGCTATAACCAGTGCCAACAAAGCATTGCAGCTTTTTGAGAGTTTTAAAGACCTTAACGGGCAGATTATCTGCCAGAATAATCTGGGTGATATTTATTTCCAGAAACAGGATTATACCGAGGCACTTTCCAGGTATAAAAAGTCACTGGAAATAAATCAGCAGTTTCAAAGTAAACGCCTGATGGTTACGTCGTATAACGGTATTGGGCAGATTTATACCAAACAACACCAGCATTCCTCAGCTATCGAAAGTTTCCGGCAGGCACAGGTACTTGCTGAACAGGCCGGGATACGCCCGGCATTGCAGCAATCTTATGAGGGGCTGGCCAATGTATATGGCGAAGCAAAAGATTTTACCAAAGCATATCAGTATCAAAGACTTTCCGGCTCGTTGAAAGACTCAATCTTTAATGCAGAAAATACGAGTAAGATCACAAACCTGCGTGTCCATTATGAAAGTGAGAAAAAACAGGCGGAAATAAAATTGCTTCAAAAAGAAAAGGATCTGGGATATGCCACCAGGAATTCCATGGCTCTCGGATTGGCAGGCGGATTGATCGTATTGGGCCTTGCTTTTAACCGTCAACGGCTTGGGGTTCAGAAAAACCGTGAATTACATGCTGTACAGCAGGCTTTGACTGAAATTACAATACGGACCAGCCAGGAAAAAGAGCAGCAACTGATAACAGAACTGGAATTTCGGAATAAAGCCCTAACTACACATACACTGAACCTGATCCAAAAAAACAGTATACTGGAAGACATCAGGCAAACTGCTTTGCTTATGCTTAAAACCGGACAAAGCGACGAACACAAACCTGTATTCAGCAAGCTCATCAACCTGGTTGATTATAGCTTTAACCTCGACAAAGATTGGGAAGAATTTAAAATTTACTTTGAGGG from Dyadobacter sp. NIV53 carries:
- a CDS encoding tetratricopeptide repeat protein, whose protein sequence is MKINYVVLLFLLSPSLFAQSNKIDSLQKRLKITVADTAKVNLMVDIALEYWAVDPEKTMTYSQEALDLARKIKYVRGEAKSYQGIGIFHWQKNDYQKALANYEQSKKLYEGIEDQSGAARAISNMGMIYGEQGNYSQALSNYQQAATIFQELGDEKRMATTINSMGNVHKNQKNYDEALVSYRQAMNYWIKSGDKKSLAGSYINIASVYSKQKKYDAAITSANKALQLFESFKDLNGQIICQNNLGDIYFQKQDYTEALSRYKKSLEINQQFQSKRLMVTSYNGIGQIYTKQHQHSSAIESFRQAQVLAEQAGIRPALQQSYEGLANVYGEAKDFTKAYQYQRLSGSLKDSIFNAENTSKITNLRVHYESEKKQAEIKLLQKEKDLGYATRNSMALGLAGGLIVLGLAFNRQRLGVQKNRELHAVQQALTEITIRTSQEKEQQLITELEFRNKALTTHTLNLIQKNSILEDIRQTALLMLKTGQSDEHKPVFSKLINLVDYSFNLDKDWEEFKIYFEGVHKDFFTKLKRDNPELSSGELRLCALIRLNLNLKESATLLNISPDSVKTARHRLRKKLNLPEDSNLTDYLITV
- a CDS encoding SMP-30/gluconolactonase/LRE family protein produces the protein MKQTHLLSSFLLITAIGLISCEDHPDSPNALFPERINFVADRQYPEGIAYSSQLDKFLVTSIPLGKIGTVSVDGQYEDLISAPELISGIGMKVAGDHIFVCNSDRGVSIKSTPAGSFQTAELLVFNLNTGQLERKTDLDALIPAAERNFANDVTLAPDGTAYVTDSFSPVIYKVGPDGTGSVLVRDDVNFSSPNFGLNGIVYHPDGYLIVANTGQGKLFKVNLQNANLVSEITGTGALPGDGLTLLNNDLYVVTGGTRVAHLKSTDSWQSANIVKFDEGVYTGATTSVAVNNQIYTLNARIGAIGDAKDFSIQRFR
- a CDS encoding sensor histidine kinase is translated as MLLLFIWKYSNIMAQLPDFHVQLLDERNGIQTGNITGIIRDKQGFLWLLSARNLQRFDGQNVKKIETDDEDFLDITTDSSGTIWVTTELGIKKYVNNYVDFRRARVESPGADPLRVGPPDAGPPNKFNKLQVTPDNRIWANARKGLYLYEAHDDKFKHYFIPGLSPKIQFYRRIFSRRNYQMYLADVHTIFLYDAKKNTTRVVPFENVRTVTPFSDDVAWVTNSMLITYEVNFRTESVTPVAGLPVVDMKSITPLGNNNYLVNTRQGCYKYNRNSKIFSKAILYHSGKKLPNEETYTDYYDRDSTLWILCEEGIAFFRPREHNIGWLRGYAGAGKKWNNNIHAITEDKNGNIWLGTAGGFTKMNFKTGEVKTIYANAAMPNTFKHPWVRSLVFDGKNLVVGASVGEPVIFIPELETFKRMVFPVGNKGIYLRKKLEKDLISGLLTMQNGDQLILGEESCYVLEKDTYEVSEKIFKGSVNNIQTAVQEKSGNLWMGSYNGLLYVDKGFRTQLYDDQFLPGKLVSSLLIRNDSTVWCGSVGLFEVVRTKNVLRKKSLFPQLRNQTIAILFEDKKGKIWIGADNGLYRFDEKTKKLEWFDGWDNVQNKRFNAHSLLESKDGNVYLGGLNGLNYFNPEKIKTREEKLNVIISGVTINQDDSSFISGAETTQLNWKQNSVEFQFVTPYFGNAQKLIYRYQLIGLDNGWQMNGRNNKVRFSSLSPNEYVFTVAASLDGVKWYETGKRFKFVISPPFWQRAWFIILCVIAAGALAYWIFKKRVTIIRKQTALREKFNEMEMRALRAQMNPHFIFNCLNSINRYIVKNDNATASLYLTRFSKLIRLILDNSNSKNVLLSNELEALKLYIEMEGVRFDNKFDYRIILDENVYPDSIEVPSLIIQPYVENAIWHGLLHKETNGSLLVQISMQGENVLQCIIEDDGIGRAKAMEYRSKSAMNKKSLGMKLTEDRIAILNQDSKTNASVKIQDLVDDSGEAAGTRVVIVIPV